Proteins encoded within one genomic window of Clostridia bacterium:
- a CDS encoding hydrogenase produces the protein MSTLKELEKEKRFTRRSFLKMLTSAGIIGATASLTGCTIVDDTAGTGWLPEQYEIPGSWPVQVRGRVPLDPLNPSLIRNDQKCILCGQCLEVCQQVQSVFGYYDLPVFDDFVCVHCGQCALWCPTAAITERNDIAKVREALADPEKIVIVQTAPATRVGLGEEFGLPAGAWVEGRQVAALRRLGFDYVFDTNFTADLTIMEEGTELIQRMTGKIDAPLPQFTSCCPGWIKFFEYFYPDLKDHISSAKSPMQMAGAVIKTHFASTKNIDPGKIVSVAIMPCTAKKFEAQRPEFNASGKYWGKETIRDVDYVLTTRELARMLKEDGINLPELPEEKYDPLLGEGSGAALIFGNTGGVMEAAVRSVYYLLTGHKAPAELFDFQPVRGLQGIKEGSVDIPGVGTLRVAVVHGLGNARVICESAYKNNLPYHFIEIMACPGGCISGGGQPRTSVPPADYVREQRMASMYQKDEAYVLRESYENKEVLELYQTFLQHPMSELAHELLHTAYTSRAGKLTAKRLA, from the coding sequence ATGAGCACACTCAAGGAGTTGGAAAAAGAGAAGCGGTTCACAAGAAGAAGTTTCCTCAAAATGCTGACCAGCGCAGGCATCATAGGCGCGACAGCATCTCTCACCGGTTGTACCATTGTCGATGATACGGCCGGCACCGGTTGGCTGCCGGAGCAATATGAGATTCCCGGATCTTGGCCCGTGCAAGTCAGGGGTCGGGTACCTTTAGACCCGCTGAATCCTTCTTTAATCAGAAATGACCAGAAATGCATTTTGTGCGGCCAGTGCTTGGAAGTCTGCCAACAGGTGCAAAGCGTGTTCGGCTATTACGACCTGCCGGTGTTCGATGATTTCGTTTGTGTCCACTGCGGCCAGTGCGCTTTATGGTGTCCCACCGCAGCTATCACCGAAAGAAACGATATAGCGAAAGTGAGGGAAGCGCTGGCGGATCCTGAAAAGATAGTGATAGTGCAGACCGCTCCTGCCACGCGGGTCGGTCTGGGCGAAGAATTCGGCCTACCGGCAGGTGCCTGGGTTGAAGGGCGGCAAGTGGCTGCTTTAAGGAGATTAGGGTTCGACTACGTCTTTGACACCAACTTCACCGCCGACCTGACCATTATGGAGGAAGGGACCGAACTCATCCAGCGGATGACCGGAAAAATCGACGCTCCCTTGCCGCAGTTTACCTCTTGCTGCCCGGGTTGGATTAAGTTTTTTGAATACTTCTACCCGGATCTGAAAGATCATATTTCATCTGCCAAGTCTCCTATGCAAATGGCCGGCGCGGTTATCAAGACACACTTTGCCAGCACGAAAAACATCGACCCGGGCAAAATCGTCAGCGTGGCCATCATGCCCTGCACGGCCAAGAAATTTGAGGCCCAACGGCCGGAATTCAATGCCAGCGGCAAGTACTGGGGCAAAGAAACCATCCGGGACGTGGATTACGTTTTGACCACCAGGGAACTGGCCCGCATGTTGAAAGAAGATGGCATTAACTTGCCTGAGCTACCCGAAGAAAAATATGATCCCCTCTTAGGAGAGGGTTCCGGTGCCGCATTGATCTTCGGCAACACCGGCGGGGTAATGGAAGCGGCGGTCCGCTCCGTATATTATTTATTAACCGGACATAAGGCTCCGGCCGAGCTGTTTGATTTCCAACCCGTTCGCGGCCTGCAAGGCATCAAGGAAGGGTCCGTTGATATTCCCGGTGTAGGTACATTGCGAGTAGCGGTGGTGCATGGATTGGGTAATGCCAGGGTAATATGCGAAAGCGCCTACAAAAACAACCTTCCCTACCATTTCATAGAAATTATGGCTTGCCCCGGCGGGTGCATCTCCGGCGGAGGTCAGCCTCGCACCAGCGTGCCGCCGGCAGATTACGTCCGCGAGCAACGGATGGCCAGCATGTATCAAAAGGACGAGGCTTACGTCTTAAGGGAGAGTTATGAAAACAAAGAGGTTTTAGAATTGTATCAAACATTCCTGCAGCATCCCATGAGCGAATTGGCCCACGAGCTCCTGCACACTGCTTACACCTCGCGGGCTGGAAAACTGACAGCTAAGAGGTTGGCTTAA
- a CDS encoding 4Fe-4S dicluster domain-containing protein, producing MSKGVLVDITKCVGCGSCAVACKLWNDLKYKEDEPAQGPEARATSNNWTTVNHYQVEKDDKVVWRFVKRQCFHCLEPACASVCFSKALSRSEGGPVVYHPELCVGCRYCILACPFEVPKYQWDKMLPAVTKCQMCDTRVAHGEAPACTTVCPTGALTFGERDALLQQAKETINSDHKYVKHIYGETEAGGTGWLYLSDVPFEELGMNTQVPNTALPSFTHEYLKWTPAVFLGGGALFTALNIYTKRRLENEEKNSKGE from the coding sequence ATGAGTAAAGGTGTGCTGGTAGATATTACTAAGTGCGTGGGTTGTGGCAGCTGCGCCGTGGCTTGCAAACTCTGGAACGATCTGAAATACAAAGAAGATGAGCCGGCTCAGGGGCCGGAAGCCAGGGCCACCAGCAATAACTGGACGACGGTCAACCACTACCAGGTGGAGAAGGACGATAAAGTGGTTTGGCGGTTTGTGAAAAGGCAATGCTTTCATTGCCTCGAACCCGCTTGCGCTTCTGTCTGTTTTTCCAAAGCCTTAAGCCGCAGCGAAGGAGGACCGGTGGTATACCATCCCGAGCTGTGCGTAGGGTGCCGCTATTGTATCCTGGCTTGTCCTTTTGAGGTCCCCAAATACCAGTGGGACAAGATGCTGCCCGCCGTCACCAAATGTCAAATGTGTGACACCAGGGTAGCCCACGGGGAGGCTCCCGCCTGCACCACTGTTTGTCCCACCGGGGCCTTGACTTTCGGCGAGCGGGATGCACTGCTGCAGCAAGCGAAAGAAACCATCAACAGTGACCACAAATATGTGAAGCATATTTACGGGGAAACGGAAGCGGGGGGCACCGGCTGGCTGTATCTCTCCGATGTACCCTTTGAGGAACTGGGCATGAACACCCAAGTACCCAACACGGCCCTGCCCAGCTTTACCCATGAGTATCTCAAATGGACGCCGGCGGTATTCTTAGGCGGGGGTGCTCTTTTCAC